One genomic window of Aliiroseovarius sp. M344 includes the following:
- the carB gene encoding carbamoyl-phosphate synthase large subunit — translation MPKRTDINSIMIIGAGPIIIGQACEFDYSGAQACKALREEGYRVILVNSNPATIMTDPDMADATYIEPITADVVTKIIEKERPDALLPTMGGQTGLNTALKLDDLGVLAKYNVELIGAKRDAIEMAEDRKLFREAMDRLGIENPKATIANTMQECLDAIDYVGMPAIIRPAFTLGGTGGGVAYNREEYEHYCRTGLDASPVSQILIDESLLGWKEFEMEVVRDTADNAIIVCSIENVDPMGVHTGDSITVAPALTLTDKEYQLMRTHSINVLREIGVETGGSNVQWAVNPEDGRMVVIEMNPRVSRSSALASKATGFPIAKIAAKLAVGYTLDELDNDITKVTPASFEPTIDYVVTKIPRFAFEKFPGAKPELTTAMKSVGEVMSIGRTIHESLQKALASMETGLTGFDEINIPGAPDQAAIIKAISEQRPDRILKIAQAMRFGMSDKDIQACTAFDPWFLARIREIIETEAAVKESGLPSDEAGLRKLKMMGFTDARLAKLTGFKESDVRSARRKVGVNAVFKRIDTCAAEFEAQTPYMYSTYEAPMMGDVECEARPSDRKKVVILGGGPNRIGQGIEFDYCCCHACFALTEAGYETIMINCNPETVSTDYDTSDRLYFEPLTFEHVMEILTKELENGTLHGVIVQFGGQTPLKLANALEAEGIPILGTTPDAIDLAEDRERFQALVNQLGLKQPKNGIASTDAEALAIAEDIGFPLVIRPSYVLGGRAMEIVRDMAQLERYIAEAVVVSGDSPVLLDSYLSGAVEVDVDALCDGESVHVAGIMQHIEEAGVHSGDSACSLPPYSLSPEIILGLREQSKALALALNVVGLMNVQFAVKDNEIYLIEVNPRASRTVPFVAKAVLSPIASIAARVMAGEKLGAFDLVNPEIDSFAVKEAVLPFARFPGVDTLLGPEMRSTGEVMGADKSFAMAFLKAQLGAGTVLPTQGNVFLSIKEGDKTEQLAETARLLKEQGFTILATRGTASFLSENGVETETVAKVYEHGRNIVDRMKDGEVHLVMNTTEGTQSVNDSREMRNVALMSKIPYFTTLAASHAAASAMKARGEREIEVRPLQSA, via the coding sequence ATGCCTAAAAGAACCGATATCAACTCAATCATGATCATCGGCGCGGGGCCTATCATCATTGGGCAGGCTTGCGAATTTGATTATTCCGGGGCGCAGGCGTGCAAGGCGCTGCGTGAAGAAGGGTACCGGGTCATTCTGGTGAACTCGAACCCAGCAACGATAATGACCGATCCGGACATGGCGGATGCCACGTATATCGAACCGATTACCGCTGACGTGGTTACGAAGATCATTGAAAAGGAACGCCCGGACGCCTTGCTGCCCACAATGGGCGGACAAACAGGATTGAACACCGCGCTGAAACTGGACGATCTGGGCGTGCTTGCCAAATACAATGTCGAACTGATTGGCGCGAAACGCGATGCCATTGAAATGGCCGAGGACCGCAAGCTGTTTCGCGAAGCGATGGATCGTCTGGGAATTGAAAACCCGAAAGCCACCATCGCGAACACCATGCAGGAATGCCTGGACGCGATTGATTATGTGGGTATGCCCGCGATTATTCGCCCGGCCTTTACACTTGGCGGTACCGGCGGTGGTGTCGCGTATAACCGCGAGGAATACGAGCACTATTGCCGCACCGGCCTAGATGCCTCGCCGGTTAGCCAGATCCTGATCGACGAAAGTCTTTTGGGCTGGAAAGAGTTCGAGATGGAGGTGGTGCGCGACACCGCTGACAACGCAATCATCGTCTGTTCCATCGAGAACGTCGACCCGATGGGGGTGCATACGGGCGATTCAATCACCGTCGCGCCTGCGCTGACCTTGACCGACAAAGAATATCAACTGATGCGTACGCATTCGATCAACGTTCTGCGCGAGATTGGCGTCGAAACCGGCGGATCGAACGTGCAATGGGCGGTGAACCCGGAAGACGGCCGCATGGTGGTGATCGAAATGAACCCGCGTGTGTCGCGGTCCTCGGCGCTGGCCTCGAAGGCCACGGGTTTCCCGATTGCCAAAATCGCCGCGAAGCTGGCGGTTGGCTATACGCTGGACGAGCTGGACAATGACATCACCAAAGTGACGCCTGCGAGCTTTGAGCCGACAATTGACTATGTCGTGACGAAAATTCCGCGCTTTGCCTTCGAGAAATTCCCCGGTGCCAAACCTGAGCTGACCACCGCGATGAAATCTGTGGGCGAGGTTATGTCGATCGGCCGCACCATCCACGAAAGCCTGCAAAAAGCACTGGCCTCGATGGAAACCGGCCTGACCGGGTTTGACGAGATCAACATCCCCGGCGCGCCCGATCAAGCCGCCATCATCAAGGCCATTTCCGAACAGCGCCCCGACCGTATTCTGAAAATCGCGCAAGCCATGCGCTTTGGCATGTCCGACAAGGATATTCAGGCCTGTACGGCCTTTGACCCATGGTTCCTTGCGCGTATTCGCGAGATTATCGAAACCGAGGCCGCCGTCAAAGAAAGCGGTTTGCCGTCTGACGAAGCCGGTTTACGTAAGCTCAAGATGATGGGCTTTACTGATGCGCGTTTGGCCAAGCTGACGGGCTTCAAGGAAAGCGATGTGCGCAGCGCCCGCCGCAAGGTTGGCGTCAACGCCGTGTTCAAACGCATCGACACTTGTGCCGCCGAATTTGAAGCGCAAACACCCTATATGTATTCGACCTATGAAGCCCCAATGATGGGTGATGTCGAGTGCGAAGCCCGCCCGTCAGATCGCAAGAAAGTGGTCATTCTTGGTGGTGGCCCGAACCGGATCGGGCAGGGGATCGAATTCGATTACTGCTGCTGTCACGCGTGTTTCGCGCTGACCGAGGCGGGCTATGAAACGATCATGATCAACTGCAACCCCGAGACGGTTTCGACCGACTATGACACCTCGGACCGTCTGTATTTCGAGCCGCTGACTTTTGAGCATGTGATGGAGATTCTGACGAAAGAGTTGGAGAATGGCACGCTGCACGGTGTGATCGTCCAATTTGGCGGTCAGACGCCCCTGAAACTGGCCAACGCGCTGGAGGCCGAGGGCATTCCGATCCTTGGCACCACCCCGGACGCGATTGACCTTGCTGAAGATCGCGAACGGTTCCAGGCGCTGGTCAACCAACTTGGCCTGAAGCAGCCCAAGAACGGTATCGCCTCGACCGATGCCGAAGCCCTTGCGATTGCCGAGGATATCGGCTTCCCGCTGGTGATCCGCCCGTCCTATGTTCTGGGTGGCCGCGCAATGGAAATCGTGCGCGATATGGCGCAACTGGAACGCTACATCGCCGAGGCTGTGGTGGTTTCAGGCGACAGCCCTGTGCTGCTTGACAGCTACCTGTCAGGCGCGGTCGAGGTGGATGTGGATGCGCTGTGCGACGGTGAAAGCGTTCATGTCGCCGGTATCATGCAGCACATCGAAGAGGCGGGTGTTCACTCGGGCGACAGCGCTTGTTCACTGCCGCCTTACAGTCTTAGTCCCGAAATTATCCTTGGTCTGCGCGAACAATCCAAAGCACTTGCCTTGGCGTTGAACGTCGTGGGTCTGATGAACGTGCAGTTCGCCGTCAAAGACAACGAGATCTATCTGATCGAGGTGAACCCGCGGGCCTCGCGCACTGTGCCATTTGTAGCCAAGGCTGTGTTGTCCCCGATCGCGTCAATTGCGGCGCGTGTCATGGCAGGCGAAAAGCTGGGAGCGTTTGATCTGGTCAATCCCGAGATTGACAGTTTTGCGGTCAAAGAGGCTGTGTTGCCGTTTGCCCGCTTCCCCGGCGTTGATACGCTTCTGGGCCCGGAAATGCGGTCGACGGGCGAGGTGATGGGCGCAGACAAAAGCTTTGCAATGGCATTCTTGAAAGCGCAGCTTGGCGCTGGAACCGTCTTGCCAACGCAAGGCAATGTTTTCCTGTCGATCAAAGAGGGTGACAAGACCGAACAACTGGCCGAGACGGCCAGATTGTTGAAAGAACAGGGTTTTACCATTCTCGCCACCCGCGGCACTGCGTCGTTCCTGTCGGAAAATGGCGTGGAAACCGAGACAGTCGCCAAGGTGTATGAGCATGGTCGAAACATCGTTGACCGCATGAAGGATGGCGAGGTGCATCTGGTCATGAACACGACCGAAGGCACGCAGTCCGTTAACGACAGCCGCGAAATGCGTAACGTCGCACTGATGTCAAAGATCCCATATTTTACAACCCTCGCAGCCAGCCACGCAGCCGCCAGCGCCATGAAAGCCCGCGGTGAGCGCGAAATAGAGGTCAGACCGCTCCAAAGCGCGTAA
- a CDS encoding glycosyltransferase family 87 protein has translation MSNKFEPTEPVVTGSGSTFAGLPDFPKLAILLGCLSAVLLSGYWSTFPHDFAALYVAAQFYEQGLFDFVYQSDGNFFWNETPEAWRNATEVIAATYGEPIYHYAPYVYPPLWAALLAPVTAFLGFGTVAKVVLCANVAAFLGMIWLGFRLLRPANVRALNWALFLVILLATSSISHLALNLGQPQIGVCFLILLSFCCLADNRPVQSGGWLALAAAVKLAPAMFIIIFLMERNWRALASFTLIGGILAVLSVSVAGWPLHAAFLAKLAELDGGTMLSRINLGLEIELYQLWLVFTGDFSWRVEEPEFIFPPRWISWIVSLSFVVGVVATFLMSRGLSPRARIWSRLILISLVLLFTSPLGWIHYLILPTMLLPGVLEYSKSHRVLLLFALLLVGYSLPLYLYFDEIWWSFIPQMMFHFLLAVLVFVGVLRMTAKMQVS, from the coding sequence TTGAGTAACAAATTTGAACCAACCGAGCCGGTGGTGACCGGATCGGGGTCCACCTTCGCCGGGTTGCCGGATTTTCCGAAGCTGGCCATTTTGCTAGGCTGCCTGTCTGCCGTTTTGCTGTCGGGTTACTGGTCAACCTTTCCGCATGACTTTGCTGCACTGTATGTTGCTGCGCAATTCTATGAGCAGGGGCTGTTTGACTTCGTTTACCAGTCGGATGGCAATTTTTTCTGGAACGAAACTCCCGAGGCATGGCGCAATGCGACAGAAGTGATCGCAGCGACCTATGGTGAGCCGATATATCACTATGCGCCGTATGTTTATCCACCTCTTTGGGCCGCTCTTCTTGCGCCCGTCACGGCTTTCCTGGGCTTCGGGACTGTGGCCAAAGTTGTGCTTTGTGCAAACGTAGCGGCATTTCTTGGAATGATTTGGCTGGGATTTCGGTTACTTCGACCTGCCAACGTGCGAGCACTGAATTGGGCGCTTTTTCTGGTGATTTTGCTTGCAACAAGCAGCATCTCTCACCTCGCATTGAACTTGGGCCAACCGCAGATCGGCGTCTGCTTCTTGATCCTGTTATCGTTCTGCTGCTTGGCGGACAACAGGCCTGTCCAATCCGGTGGGTGGCTGGCGCTGGCCGCTGCCGTCAAACTGGCGCCAGCGATGTTCATTATCATTTTTCTGATGGAGCGGAATTGGCGGGCACTGGCCAGTTTCACCCTGATAGGTGGTATTTTGGCGGTTTTGTCAGTCTCTGTGGCTGGCTGGCCGCTCCATGCGGCATTTCTGGCGAAACTCGCCGAATTGGATGGTGGGACAATGCTCAGCCGGATTAATCTGGGTCTGGAAATAGAACTCTATCAGCTGTGGTTGGTGTTCACCGGTGATTTCTCGTGGAGGGTGGAAGAACCGGAGTTCATCTTTCCACCGCGCTGGATCAGCTGGATTGTGAGCCTGTCGTTTGTAGTGGGTGTGGTTGCGACTTTTCTTATGTCGCGCGGGTTATCACCGCGAGCACGCATCTGGAGCCGATTGATCCTGATTTCTTTGGTGCTGTTGTTCACCAGCCCGTTGGGTTGGATACATTACCTAATCTTACCGACGATGCTGTTGCCGGGAGTTCTTGAGTACTCAAAAAGCCATCGGGTGCTTTTGTTATTCGCCCTTCTGCTCGTGGGATATTCGCTGCCCCTTTATCTTTATTTCGATGAAATCTGGTGGTCATTTATCCCTCAGATGATGTTTCATTTCTTGCTTGCGGTACTCGTCTTTGTGGGTGTGCTGCGCATGACCGCAAAAATGCAGGTTTCGTGA
- the aspS gene encoding aspartate--tRNA ligase produces MHAFRSHTCAELNKSNVGDTVRLSGWVHRVRDHGGILFIDLRDHYGITQVLCDPDSPVFAEMEKVRSEWCIRIDGNVKARDADLVNDKIPTGEIEVFVRDLEVLGASEELPLMVFGDQEYPEETRLKYRFLDLRREVMQENMKLRSDVVASMRKRMWDQDFREYQTPIITASSPEGARDFLVPSRLHPGKFYALPQAPQQFKQLMMVAGFDKYFQIAPCFRDEDPRADRSPTDFYQLDMEMSFVTQQDVFDTIQPVLKGVFEEFGGGRKVDQDWPQISYKDAALWYGTDKPDLRNPIKMQVVSDHFRGSGFAIFAKLLEQDGTEIRAIPAPTGGSRKFCDRMNKFAQEQGLPGMGYIFWREKTADSVAQELGIPVKDAQAKLKSGEVEGGMEAAGPLAKNIGPERTEAIRQQLGLGVGDAAFFLGGKPKAFEPVAGRARNVIGDELNLLDRDRFAFAWIVDFPIFQMDDETGKLDFDHNPFSMPQGGMEALQGDPLTVRGYQYDLTCNGYELVSGAIRNHKPEIMFKAFELAGYGEDEVRKRFGGMVNAFQYGAPPHGGCAAGVDRIVMLLADQENIREVVMFPMNQRAEDLMMNAPSAPLNEQLRELHLRVIPQE; encoded by the coding sequence ATGCACGCTTTTCGCAGCCACACTTGCGCTGAACTGAACAAATCGAATGTAGGCGACACGGTTCGCCTGTCTGGTTGGGTCCATCGGGTCCGCGATCATGGCGGCATTCTTTTCATCGACCTGCGCGACCATTACGGCATCACGCAAGTGCTCTGCGACCCCGACAGCCCGGTCTTCGCCGAGATGGAGAAGGTGCGGTCGGAATGGTGCATACGCATTGACGGCAACGTGAAGGCCCGCGACGCTGATCTGGTAAACGATAAAATCCCCACAGGCGAGATCGAAGTCTTCGTGCGCGATTTGGAGGTGCTGGGCGCCTCCGAGGAGCTGCCACTGATGGTCTTCGGCGATCAGGAATACCCAGAGGAAACGCGCCTGAAATACCGCTTCCTTGACCTGCGCCGCGAGGTGATGCAGGAAAACATGAAACTGCGCTCGGACGTTGTGGCCTCGATGCGCAAGCGAATGTGGGATCAGGATTTCCGCGAATATCAAACGCCGATCATCACAGCGTCGAGCCCTGAAGGCGCGCGCGACTTCCTTGTGCCGTCGCGTCTGCACCCCGGCAAATTCTATGCCCTGCCGCAAGCCCCGCAGCAGTTCAAACAGCTGATGATGGTCGCCGGGTTCGACAAATACTTCCAAATCGCACCCTGCTTCCGTGACGAAGACCCGCGCGCGGACCGGTCGCCCACCGACTTCTATCAACTGGACATGGAGATGTCCTTTGTCACCCAACAGGACGTGTTCGACACAATCCAACCGGTGTTGAAAGGTGTGTTCGAAGAGTTTGGCGGCGGGCGCAAAGTCGATCAGGATTGGCCACAGATTTCCTATAAGGATGCCGCCCTTTGGTATGGCACCGACAAGCCGGACCTGCGCAACCCGATCAAAATGCAGGTTGTCTCGGATCATTTCCGCGGTTCGGGCTTTGCGATTTTCGCCAAGCTGCTGGAACAGGACGGCACTGAAATCCGCGCCATTCCTGCACCAACCGGCGGCTCGCGCAAGTTCTGTGACCGGATGAACAAGTTTGCGCAGGAACAGGGTCTGCCCGGCATGGGCTATATCTTCTGGCGCGAAAAGACCGCAGATTCAGTGGCACAGGAGCTTGGCATTCCAGTCAAAGACGCGCAGGCCAAACTGAAGTCCGGTGAAGTTGAAGGCGGCATGGAAGCCGCAGGCCCCTTGGCCAAGAACATTGGCCCCGAACGCACAGAAGCCATTCGCCAGCAATTGGGGCTGGGAGTCGGCGATGCGGCCTTCTTCCTTGGCGGAAAGCCCAAAGCGTTCGAACCCGTAGCCGGGCGCGCACGCAACGTCATTGGGGACGAGTTGAACCTGCTGGACAGGGATCGTTTTGCGTTTGCGTGGATCGTGGATTTCCCGATCTTCCAAATGGATGACGAAACCGGCAAGCTGGATTTCGACCACAACCCCTTCTCGATGCCGCAAGGCGGGATGGAAGCCCTTCAGGGCGATCCGCTGACTGTGCGTGGCTATCAGTATGACCTGACCTGCAACGGGTATGAGCTGGTATCGGGCGCGATCCGAAACCACAAACCCGAGATTATGTTCAAGGCATTTGAACTGGCTGGATATGGCGAAGACGAAGTGCGCAAGCGCTTTGGCGGCATGGTCAACGCGTTCCAATATGGCGCCCCCCCGCATGGTGGCTGTGCGGCCGGTGTGGACCGCATTGTGATGTTGCTTGCCGATCAGGAAAACATTCGCGAGGTGGTGATGTTCCCGATGAACCAACGCGCAGAGGATCTGATGATGAACGCACCAAGTGCGCCACTGAACGAGCAGTTGCGCGAGCTGCACCTGCGCGTCATCCCTCAGGAATAA
- a CDS encoding response regulator transcription factor produces the protein MSDDLELFMMGTPPTADRPLQGLTVLVVEDSRFASEAIRLLSLRSGARIRRADSLRAAHRHLRVYRPSIVIVDMGLPDGSGADLIAELAADSIRVPVLLAMSGDDTTRDRAIQAGADGFLAKPVDSLAEFQNSILSVLPPAEGPPTPRAIPQDIIAPDELAFQDDLSHAAALIRDGVDGPTQDYIAQFLGVLARSAHDNPLEAAATSLAQARAEGRGTGPDLARVEGMVQDRLADRQVL, from the coding sequence ATGAGCGATGACCTTGAATTATTCATGATGGGCACCCCCCCAACTGCCGACCGCCCTTTACAGGGATTGACTGTTCTGGTGGTCGAAGACAGCCGATTTGCATCCGAAGCGATCCGACTGCTCAGTCTGCGATCAGGCGCGCGCATTCGACGCGCAGACAGCCTTCGCGCGGCGCATCGGCATTTGCGGGTTTACCGACCTTCGATTGTGATCGTGGATATGGGGCTGCCGGACGGATCAGGTGCCGACCTGATTGCCGAATTGGCAGCCGATTCCATCCGGGTTCCGGTGCTTTTGGCGATGAGCGGTGATGACACCACCCGCGACCGCGCGATCCAGGCAGGCGCGGACGGATTTTTGGCTAAACCCGTTGACAGTCTGGCCGAGTTCCAGAACAGCATTCTGTCGGTTCTCCCGCCGGCCGAAGGCCCGCCGACACCTCGTGCCATCCCGCAAGACATAATCGCGCCTGACGAATTGGCGTTTCAAGATGATCTAAGTCATGCCGCCGCGCTGATACGCGATGGGGTGGATGGGCCGACGCAGGACTATATCGCGCAGTTTCTGGGCGTTCTGGCGCGCAGTGCCCATGACAACCCTCTTGAAGCGGCCGCGACGAGCCTTGCACAGGCGCGTGCCGAGGGACGCGGAACGGGACCGGATCTGGCGCGTGTTGAAGGGATGGTTCAGGATCGGCTGGCCGACCGACAGGTGCTGTGA
- the mce gene encoding methylmalonyl-CoA epimerase, producing the protein MIGRLNHVAIAVPDLEAAAAQYRDTLGAEVGAPQDEPDHGVTVVFINLPNTKIELLYPFGDASPIAGFLEKNPSGGIHHICYEVDDIIAARDKLQASGARVLGTGEPKIGAHGKPVLFLHPKDFNGTLVELEQV; encoded by the coding sequence ATGATTGGACGTCTCAATCACGTGGCGATCGCCGTGCCGGATCTTGAAGCCGCGGCCGCGCAGTATCGCGACACACTTGGCGCAGAAGTCGGCGCTCCGCAGGACGAACCCGACCACGGTGTGACCGTAGTTTTCATCAATCTACCCAACACCAAGATCGAACTGCTTTACCCCTTTGGTGACGCATCGCCGATCGCTGGGTTCCTTGAAAAGAACCCGTCCGGCGGCATCCACCATATCTGTTACGAGGTCGACGACATCATCGCCGCACGCGACAAGCTGCAAGCCTCGGGCGCACGTGTGTTGGGCACCGGAGAGCCCAAGATCGGCGCACATGGCAAGCCCGTCCTGTTTTTGCACCCCAAGGACTTCAACGGCACGCTGGTCGAGCTGGAGCAGGTCTGA
- a CDS encoding DUF1467 family protein, with protein MSITAAIVLYVVIWFVTMFVVLPIGLRTQGDEGKVLRGTHAGAPANFRLGRTAIIVTIIGTVIWAIVAGIIVSGWITVEDIDWFNRLDDT; from the coding sequence ATGTCCATCACCGCCGCCATTGTCCTTTACGTGGTGATCTGGTTCGTAACCATGTTCGTTGTGCTGCCCATCGGCCTGCGCACCCAAGGGGACGAAGGCAAAGTGCTGCGCGGCACCCATGCGGGCGCTCCTGCCAATTTCCGGCTGGGACGCACCGCGATCATCGTCACGATAATCGGAACAGTCATATGGGCGATTGTGGCGGGGATTATCGTCTCGGGTTGGATCACGGTCGAGGATATCGACTGGTTCAACCGGCTGGACGACACCTAA
- a CDS encoding metallophosphoesterase — protein MVRTYAIGDIHGNLDKLQAVHALIAEDRARCGDEGAPVVHIGDLVDRGPDARGVIGYLMAGQARGENWIVLKGNHDRMMSMFLQEHPMVDTQLLIDHNWLHPRLGGVETLASYGVGVPDGIRTYQLHPEARAAVPQTHRDFLEALPAMYQHGEVCFVHAGIRPGVPLTEQTEDDLCWIRQEFHNSNVDHGPLIVHGHTPVDAVTHYGNRVNIDTGAGHGKTLTAVVIEGRDVWRLSPEGRVPAKQGATP, from the coding sequence ATGGTTCGGACATATGCAATTGGGGATATCCATGGTAACTTGGACAAGTTGCAGGCTGTTCACGCGTTGATAGCCGAAGACCGCGCGCGCTGCGGCGACGAAGGGGCACCTGTTGTGCATATCGGCGACCTTGTGGACCGTGGACCGGATGCGCGCGGCGTGATCGGCTATCTTATGGCCGGGCAAGCGCGCGGCGAAAACTGGATTGTCCTGAAAGGCAACCATGATCGCATGATGTCGATGTTTCTGCAGGAACACCCGATGGTCGATACCCAGCTGTTGATCGACCATAACTGGCTGCACCCGCGACTTGGCGGCGTCGAGACACTGGCAAGCTATGGCGTTGGGGTGCCAGACGGGATCCGCACCTATCAGCTGCATCCCGAAGCCCGTGCTGCTGTGCCCCAAACCCACCGTGACTTTCTGGAGGCACTACCTGCCATGTACCAGCACGGCGAGGTTTGTTTTGTTCATGCAGGGATTCGCCCCGGTGTTCCTTTGACCGAACAGACCGAGGATGATCTGTGCTGGATTCGTCAGGAGTTCCACAACTCAAACGTTGATCACGGACCGCTGATCGTGCACGGCCACACACCGGTGGATGCGGTGACGCATTATGGCAACCGGGTGAATATCGATACCGGGGCAGGGCATGGAAAGACACTGACCGCCGTGGTGATCGAAGGGCGCGATGTGTGGCGTTTGTCGCCAGAGGGTCGGGTGCCAGCCAAACAAGGGGCTACGCCATAG
- the serA gene encoding phosphoglycerate dehydrogenase translates to MAPKVLVSDKLSETAVQIFRDRGIDVDFEPALGKDKDALLARIGEYDGLAIRSATKVTDKILEAATNLKVVARAGIGTDNVDKVAASKKGVIVMNTPFGNMITTAEHAIAMMFAVARQIPEASASTHAGKWEKSKFMGVELTNKTLGVIGAGNIGGIVCDRALGLKMKVIAFDPFLSQKKADKMGVEKVELDELLKRADFITLHVPLIEQTRNILSRENLEKTKNGVRIINCARGGLVDEEALADLLKSGHVAGAAFDVFAVEPAIENPLFGLPNVVCTPHLGAATTEAQENVALQVAEQMSDYLLTGAVQNALNMPSVTAEEAKVMGPWIKLAEHLGAFVGQLTEGPIKAVNILYDGVASEMNLKALDCAVLAGLMKPVLPDVNMVSAPVVAADRGIKTSTTTQAKGGSFDGYIKLTVVTENRERSIAGTVFSDGKPRFIQIKGINIDAEIGSHMLYTTNNDEPGIIGALGNTMGAHGVNIANFTLGRKDTGGDAIALLYVDNPIPDTVLKALCDTGLFNSVKPLAFEVQ, encoded by the coding sequence ATGGCCCCCAAAGTACTCGTATCTGATAAACTCTCAGAAACCGCCGTTCAGATTTTCCGTGATCGCGGCATCGACGTTGATTTCGAGCCCGCGCTGGGCAAGGACAAAGACGCTCTCTTGGCCAGGATTGGCGAATATGATGGCTTGGCCATCCGCTCGGCAACCAAGGTGACTGACAAAATCCTGGAAGCGGCCACCAACCTGAAAGTGGTCGCGCGCGCCGGGATCGGCACCGATAACGTGGACAAGGTTGCCGCGTCCAAGAAAGGTGTGATCGTCATGAACACACCGTTTGGCAACATGATCACCACCGCCGAACACGCCATCGCGATGATGTTCGCTGTCGCGCGCCAGATACCCGAGGCCTCTGCCTCGACCCATGCCGGAAAGTGGGAAAAGTCGAAGTTCATGGGGGTCGAGCTGACCAACAAGACGCTGGGCGTCATCGGTGCGGGCAATATCGGTGGCATCGTCTGCGATCGCGCGCTGGGCTTGAAAATGAAAGTCATCGCCTTTGATCCGTTCTTGTCACAGAAGAAAGCCGACAAAATGGGTGTCGAAAAGGTTGAGCTGGACGAGCTTTTGAAGCGCGCTGACTTCATCACGCTGCACGTGCCGCTGATCGAACAGACCCGCAATATCCTGAGCCGCGAAAACCTTGAGAAAACTAAGAACGGCGTTCGGATCATCAACTGCGCCCGTGGTGGTCTGGTCGATGAAGAGGCATTGGCGGACCTGTTGAAATCCGGTCACGTAGCCGGTGCGGCGTTCGATGTGTTCGCCGTGGAACCCGCCATAGAAAACCCACTGTTTGGCCTGCCCAACGTCGTCTGCACCCCGCATCTTGGGGCCGCTACGACTGAGGCGCAGGAAAACGTGGCGCTTCAGGTGGCCGAGCAGATGTCGGATTACCTGCTGACCGGTGCGGTGCAAAACGCGTTGAACATGCCGTCTGTTACGGCCGAGGAAGCCAAGGTCATGGGGCCATGGATCAAACTGGCCGAACATCTGGGCGCATTTGTCGGGCAGCTGACAGAAGGTCCAATCAAGGCCGTAAACATTCTTTACGATGGTGTCGCGTCCGAGATGAATCTGAAAGCGCTGGATTGTGCTGTTCTGGCAGGGCTGATGAAACCTGTCTTGCCGGATGTGAACATGGTGTCTGCGCCTGTTGTAGCTGCGGATCGGGGGATCAAAACCTCGACCACCACGCAGGCCAAAGGCGGATCGTTTGATGGCTATATCAAACTGACCGTGGTGACGGAAAACCGTGAGCGTTCGATTGCGGGCACGGTCTTCTCGGACGGAAAACCGCGCTTTATCCAGATCAAAGGTATCAACATTGATGCCGAGATAGGCAGTCACATGCTCTACACCACCAACAACGATGAGCCGGGCATCATTGGCGCCTTGGGCAATACAATGGGGGCACATGGCGTGAATATCGCGAACTTCACTTTGGGTCGAAAAGATACGGGCGGCGATGCGATTGCGCTGCTCTATGTCGACAATCCGATCCCGGACACTGTGCTGAAAGCCCTATGTGATACGGGTCTTTTCAATTCGGTGAAGCCGCTGGCCTTTGAAGTTCAATAG